The following proteins are co-located in the Triticum aestivum cultivar Chinese Spring chromosome 1A, IWGSC CS RefSeq v2.1, whole genome shotgun sequence genome:
- the LOC123045092 gene encoding acyltransferase-like protein At1g54570, chloroplastic has product MSIPALRSFPAVYGVKPTARLVRHHSRLGGGLRASSVAVNGEVGLRNRSGKKEDAVKEEKDRGLEPLYDDGFGGVTVKDYFAAARALCKDDGGPPRWFSPVECGQPAVEDAPLLLFLPGTDGVGMGLILHHKSLGKAFEVRCLHIPVNDRTPFDGLLQIVEKSIQYEHDLSPNRPIYLVGDSFGGCLALAAAARNPHIDLVLLLVNPATSFAKTPLQPILPLLEAMPSDLHVTVPYLLSFVMADPLKMAMVSIENNLSPPETLQKLSESLTSLLPLLSQLADIIPRDALLWKLKLLKSGAAYANSRLHAVQAEVLFLASGKDNLLPSGEEADRLFKALKNCRVRYFKENGHTLLLEDGVNLLSVIKGANMYRRGRQRDFVTDYLPPTLSEFKKTFDEDHKLFHLALSPVMMSTLTNGKIVRGLAGVPDQGPVLFVGYHALMGIELSPLYEEFLREKNTIVRGMAHPMLFGSKYETSRQESSRLDTVSMYGGLPVTPINMYRLFERNQYVLLYPGGAREALHRKGEEYKLFWPDQPEFVRMAARFGVTVIPFGFVGEDDILELVLDYNDQKNIPYLREWIESINKDGQRVRDSVKGEEGNQDMHIPAIVPKVPGRFYYLFGKPIKMEGMNNVLTDRESANEVYLHIKSEVENAMAYLKRKREEDPYRSIAQRAVYQATQGVSAQVPTFEP; this is encoded by the exons ATGTCCATTCCCGCCCTCCGCTCCTTCCCAGCCGTCTACGGCGTGAAGCCGACCGCCCGCCTGGTCCGACACCATTCCCGGCTCGGCGGCGGCCTCCGGGCCAGCTCCGTCGCTGTGAACGGGGAGGTGGGGCTGAGAAACAGGAGCGGGAAGAAGGAGGACGCGGTGAAGGAGGAGAAGGACAGAGGACTGGAGCCTCTGTACGACGACGGGTTCGGGGGCGTGACCGTCAAGGACTACTTCGCTGCCGCCAGGGCCCTGTGCAAGGACGACGGAGGGCCGCCGCGGTGGTTCAGCCCCGTCGAGTGCGGCCAGCCGGCGGTGGAGGACGCGCCCCTGCTGCTCTTCTTGCCAG GAACTGATGGTGTTGGGATGGGGCTCATTCTGCACCACAAGTCTTTGGGCAA GGCCTTTGAAGTTCGTTGTTTGCATATACCAGTAAATGATCGTACACCATTTGATG GGCTATTACAAATTGTCGAAAAATCTATCCAATATGAGCATGATTTATCACCAAACAGACCGATATATCTTGTTGGAGATTCCTTTGGTGGATGCCTGGCACTTGCAGCGGCAGCTCGTAATCCACACATCGATTTGGTCCTCCTACTGGTAAACCCAG CAACATCATTTGCAAAGACTCCACTGCAGCCAATATTGCCTCTTTTGGAAGCAATGCCAAGCGACCTTCATGTTACAGTTCCGTATCTTCTTAGTTTTGTTATGG CTGACCCTCTGAAGATGGCTATGGTTAGCATTGAGAACAACCTTTCTCCTCCAGAAACTCTTCAAAAGCTGTCAGAAAGTCTCACTTCTTTGCTGCCTTTGCTTTCA CAATTGGCAGATATCATACCAAGGGATGCTCTTTTGTGGAAGCTCAAGCTTCTTAAGTCAGGAGCAGCCTATGCCAACTCTCGTCTTCATGCTGTACAAGCTGAAGTTCTGTTTCTTGCCAG tGGCAAAGACAATCTTCTGCCGAGTGGAGAAGAGGCAGATCGACTCTTCAAGGCACTGAAAAACTGCAGAGTTCGATACTTCAAGGAAAATGGCCATACACTACTCTTG GAGGATGGTGTGAATCTGTTATCTGTTATAAAAGGTGCAAACATGTACCGCCGTGGCAGGCAACGGGACTTTGTGACCGACTACCTTCCCCCTACACTAAGTGAGTTCAAGAAAACATTTGATGAAGACCACAA ATTGTTTCACCTTGCACTGAGCCCAGTCATGATGTCTACTCTGACAAATGGAAAAATTGTCCGTGGCCTTGCTGGTGTTCCTGACCAAGGTCCTGTCTTGTTTGTGGGTTATCATGCACTGATGGGGATCGAGTTAAGCCCATTGTATGAAGAGTTTTTGAGGGAGAAGAACACGATTGTTCGTGGCATGGCTCATCCAATGTTGTTTGGATCAAAATATGAGACCTCGCGCCAGGAGTCGTCTCGGCTTGATACAGTCTCTATGTATGGCGGATTACCAGTCACTCCAATCAATATGTACAGGCTGTTTGAGAGAAATCAATATGTTCTCCTCTATCCTGGTGGTGCTCGGGAAGCTCTACATAGGAAG GGTGAAGAATACAAGTTGTTTTGGCCAGATCAGCCTGAATTTGTAAGGATGGCGGCAAGGTTTGGTGTTACAGTCATTCCATTTGGGTTTGTCGGAGAAGATGACATTTTAGAG TTGGTTCTGGATTACAATGATCAAAAGAACATTCCGTACCTTCGGGAGTGGATAGAGTCAATCAACAAAGACGGCCAGAGAGTGAG AGATAGCGTCAAAGGAGAGGAAGGGAATCAGGACATGCACATACCTGCTATTGTTCCTAAAGTACCCGGACGATTCTACTACCTTTTTGGCAAACCAATCAAAATGGAAGGGATGAACAATGTTCTGACGGATAGGGAGAGCGCAAATGAAGTGTATTTACATATCAAATCAGAAGTCGAGAACGCAATGGCATACTTAAAGAGGAAGAGGGAGGAAGACCCTTACAGGAGTATAGCTCAGCGTGCTGTGTACCAGGCAACTCAGGGTGTTTCTGCTCAAGTCCCAACTTTTGAACCATGA
- the LOC123045108 gene encoding receptor-like protein EIX2, with protein MAGGHAQASTTPLLCLPLCLLVLLSSAQRATGMYLDAGGTHETFSGGTVPESFSVRSRNSSNSSGAGAAFCRLLSLQILDLSNNQLTGELPDCWWNLQALQFMDLSDNSFSGQIPAAKASHNCSLESLHLAGNGFTGTFPRVLKGCDSLATLDIGSNNFFGAIPPWIGTQVPSLRILSLRSNNFTGVIPVELSRLSKLQLLDLANNRLTGKIPVAFGNLTSMRNPEIVSSTASSLDGSTYQDRIDIIWKGQELIFQRTIRLLTGIDLSGNLLSQCIPDELTNLYGLRFLNLSRNHLSCGIPGDVGSLKNLEFLDLSCNELSGHIPQSISFLSTLSIFNISNNHLSGRIPGGSQMQTLTEPSFYRNNSGLCGFPLADCPTTSPASDEKTGEGEDQWLYYCVTAGVVFGFWLWFGLLFSVETWRCALLFSVDGMQSKIMKKVSHIDQFISKSSNDQYTM; from the coding sequence ATGGCAGGAGGACACGCCCAAGCTTCAACAACACCTCTGCTGTGCCTCCCCCTCTGCCTCCTAGTACTGCTATCCTCTGCCCAACGGGCGACGGGCATGTACCTCGACGCCGGCGGAACCCACGAGACCTTCTCCGGCGGCACCGTGCCCGAGAGCTTCAGCGTGCGGAGCCGCAACTCCTCCAACAGCTCCGGCGCCGGCGCGGCCTTCTGCAGGCTCCTCTCCCTCCAGATCCTCGACCTGTCCAACAACCAGCTCACGGGCGAGCTCCCCGACTGCTGGTGGAACCTGCAGGCGCTGCAGTTCATGGACCTCTCCGACAACTCCTTCTCGGGCCAAATCCCCGCTGCCAAGGCAAGTCACAACTGCTCCCTCGAGTCGCTCCATCTCGCCGGCAATGGCTTCACCGGCACCTTCCCGCGGGTCTTGAAAGGTTGCGACTCGCTGGCCACCCTCGACATCGGGAGTAATAACTTCTTCGGTGCCATCCCTCCATGGATCGGGACCCAGGTTCCGTCGTTGAGAATCCTTAGCCTTAGATCAAACAATTTCACAGGGGTAATCCCTGTGGAGTTGTCGCGGCTCTCTAAACTCCAGCTGCTCGACCTCGCCAACAACAGACTCACAGGAAAAATTCCGGTAGCATTCGGCAACTTGACCTCCATGAGGAACCCAGAAATTGTGTCGAGTACGGCATCATCGCTGGATGGGTCGACTTATCAGGATAGAATCGATATAATCTGGAAGGGCCAGGAGCTCATCTTCCAAAGAACGATCCGGTTATTGACCGGCATCGATCTGTCAGGCAACCTCTTGTCTCAGTGCATCCCTGACGAGCTAACCAACCTTTACGGCCTCCGATTTCTGAACCTGTCAAGAAATCATCTGTCATGCGGCATCCCTGGAGATGTCGGTAGTTTGAAGAATCTCGAGTTTCTTGATCTATCATGTAATGAGCTTTCAGGACACATTCCACAGAGCATCTCGTTCTTGTCAACGCTCAGCATATTCAACATCTCCAACAATCATTTGTCAGGCAGGATACCTGGTGGGAGCCAGATGCAGACGTTGACTGAACCTTCGTTTTACCGGAACAATTCCGGCCTTTGCGGATTTCCTCTAGCCGATTGTCCAACTACTTCGCCTGCTTCGGATGAGAAAACTGGTGAAGGGGAGGACCAGTGGCTGTACTACTGTGTGACTGCTGGGGTTGTTTTTGGATTTTGGCTATGGTTTGGCCTGCTCTTTTCAGTTGAGACCTGGAGATGTGCTCTTCTCTTCTCTGTCGATGGCATGCAATCCAAGATTATGAAGAAGGTGTCACATATTGACCAGTTTATTTCAAAAAGTAGTAATGATCAATATACTATGtaa